A stretch of the Cyanobacteria bacterium GSL.Bin1 genome encodes the following:
- a CDS encoding peptidoglycan DD-metalloendopeptidase family protein, whose product MGLFAVLTQLSVNAQNIARNTQQTGQWLNASFPVENFQTYTSPFGYRQSPITGKTQFHRGLDLAAPMGSYIRNWWGGKITQLSDHTACGTMVVIQSGQWEHIYCHLKGRVQKTSAGLVLIDREGGIRLRQGQQVATGTRIGRVGMTGRTTGPHLHWGLKYAGEYIDPGLVLRQMYQEQAAVQ is encoded by the coding sequence ATGGGGCTCTTTGCCGTCCTCACCCAATTGTCTGTCAATGCTCAAAATATTGCTCGCAATACACAACAAACAGGACAATGGCTCAATGCATCCTTCCCCGTTGAAAACTTTCAAACCTATACTTCTCCTTTTGGCTATCGCCAATCCCCAATAACGGGAAAAACACAGTTTCATCGTGGACTGGACTTAGCCGCACCAATGGGCAGTTACATCCGCAACTGGTGGGGTGGGAAAATTACTCAACTCTCTGATCATACGGCTTGCGGAACAATGGTTGTTATTCAATCAGGACAGTGGGAACATATCTATTGCCATCTCAAAGGTCGGGTGCAGAAAACAAGTGCCGGTTTAGTCTTGATTGATCGAGAAGGGGGAATTCGTTTAAGACAAGGTCAACAAGTTGCTACAGGAACTCGGATTGGGCGCGTGGGAATGACCGGACGCACCACTGGACCCCATTTGCATTGGGGCTTAAAGTATGCAGGAGAATATATCGATCCCGGCTTAGTATTACGGCAAATGTATCAAGAACAAGCCGCTGTGCAGTAA
- the pds gene encoding 15-cis-phytoene desaturase, with amino-acid sequence MRVIIAGAGLAGLSCAKYLVDAGHTPIVLERRDVLGGKVAAWKDEEGDWYETGLHIFFGAYPNMLQLFKELDIEDRLQWKEHTMIFNRPEKPGTYSRFDFPNLPAPINGVVAILRNNDMLSWPEKIRFGIGLIPAMLRGQGYVEAMDRYTWSEWMERQNMPKRVEKEVFIAMSKALNFINPNEISATILLTALNRFLQEKNGSKMAFLDGSPTERLCQPMVDYITERGGEVRLNAPLKEILLNEDNSVRGYLMRGLNGAEDEVLSADAYVSAMPVDPFKLMLPQPWKQMDFFKQLDGLEGVPVINLHLWFDRKLTDIDHLLFSRSDLLSVYADMSNACRGYENRDRSMLELVLAPAKDWIGKSDAEIVAATMEELKQLFPKYFTGEDRAQLLKSHVVKTPQSVYKATAGRQAHRPSQETPISNFYLTGDYTMQKYLASMEGAVLSGKLTAQAIAKTESPVSSVEKSEKKAVSVAK; translated from the coding sequence ATGCGGGTCATAATTGCAGGAGCAGGGTTAGCAGGGCTTTCCTGCGCCAAATATCTAGTTGATGCGGGACACACTCCCATCGTCCTCGAACGTCGTGATGTTTTAGGCGGCAAAGTTGCCGCTTGGAAAGATGAAGAGGGGGACTGGTATGAAACTGGTTTGCACATCTTTTTTGGGGCATATCCCAACATGTTGCAACTATTTAAAGAACTTGACATTGAAGATCGCTTGCAATGGAAAGAACACACAATGATTTTCAATCGTCCTGAAAAACCGGGAACTTACTCCCGTTTCGATTTCCCCAATCTCCCTGCACCCATTAATGGTGTTGTTGCAATTTTGAGAAACAACGATATGCTCTCTTGGCCTGAAAAAATCCGCTTTGGCATTGGCTTAATTCCTGCCATGTTGCGCGGACAAGGGTATGTAGAAGCCATGGATCGCTACACCTGGTCGGAGTGGATGGAACGGCAGAATATGCCCAAACGGGTAGAAAAAGAAGTCTTTATTGCCATGTCCAAGGCATTAAACTTTATTAACCCCAACGAAATTTCAGCCACGATTCTTCTGACCGCTCTCAATCGCTTCTTGCAAGAAAAAAATGGCTCCAAGATGGCGTTTTTAGATGGCTCACCCACGGAACGTTTATGTCAACCGATGGTTGATTATATTACCGAACGGGGTGGGGAAGTGCGCCTTAATGCTCCGTTAAAAGAGATTTTACTCAATGAAGACAACAGCGTGCGCGGATATCTCATGCGCGGTTTAAATGGCGCAGAAGATGAAGTACTGAGTGCGGATGCTTACGTCTCTGCAATGCCCGTTGATCCGTTCAAGTTGATGTTACCCCAACCTTGGAAACAAATGGACTTCTTCAAGCAATTAGATGGCTTAGAAGGGGTTCCTGTCATCAACTTGCACCTGTGGTTTGATCGCAAACTAACCGATATCGATCACCTCTTATTTTCTCGTTCAGACTTACTCAGTGTTTACGCCGATATGAGCAATGCCTGTCGTGGTTATGAAAATCGCGATCGCTCGATGCTAGAGTTAGTGCTTGCCCCTGCTAAAGACTGGATTGGCAAATCTGACGCCGAAATTGTCGCCGCCACCATGGAAGAGTTAAAACAACTGTTCCCCAAATATTTCACCGGTGAAGATCGCGCTCAGTTGTTAAAATCTCATGTGGTGAAAACCCCACAGTCTGTTTATAAAGCCACAGCTGGAAGACAAGCCCATCGCCCCTCCCAAGAAACACCGATTTCCAATTTCTATCTCACCGGTGATTACACCATGCAAAAATATTTAGCAAGCATGGAAGGGGCAGTATTATCCGGAAAATTAACGGCTCAAGCGATTGCCAAAACAGAATCTCCTGTAAGTTCTGTGGAAAAATCGGAGAAAAAGGCCGTTTCTGTGGCAAAATGA
- a CDS encoding squalene/phytoene synthase family protein — MLQLPNPEQTCSHPSVESAYEFCRQVTAEYSKTFYLGTLLMPKEKRKAIWAIYVWCRRTDQLVDGPEAEFTTLDTLDQWEETLESIFAGYPVENPDVALVDTLERFPLDIQPFRDMIAGQRMDLKRDRYETFDELYLYCYRVAGTVGLMSNAVLGVEPEKGTPPWRKQEPTHIPTEEAVALGIANQLTNILRDVGEDAERGRIYLPLEDLRRFNYCEEDLLQGVINENWRQLMQFQIERARGFYTQAEKGICDLSRDSRWPVWTALMLYQGILDVIERNQYDVFNQRAYVPKGKKFLYLPIAWLRAQVL; from the coding sequence ATGCTGCAACTGCCTAACCCAGAACAGACTTGTTCCCACCCCTCCGTCGAATCCGCTTATGAGTTCTGCCGTCAAGTGACAGCGGAATACTCGAAGACGTTCTATCTCGGTACGCTTCTCATGCCCAAGGAGAAGCGCAAAGCAATTTGGGCCATTTACGTCTGGTGTCGGCGTACTGACCAACTGGTCGATGGCCCCGAAGCCGAGTTTACCACGCTCGATACCCTCGATCAGTGGGAAGAAACCTTAGAATCGATTTTTGCCGGTTATCCTGTGGAAAACCCGGATGTGGCCCTCGTAGATACCTTAGAGCGTTTTCCCTTAGATATTCAGCCCTTCCGAGATATGATTGCCGGCCAACGGATGGATTTAAAGCGCGATCGGTATGAAACCTTTGATGAGCTCTATCTTTACTGTTATCGCGTTGCCGGCACGGTCGGCTTGATGTCGAATGCGGTGTTAGGGGTGGAACCAGAGAAGGGAACGCCTCCTTGGCGAAAACAAGAACCGACTCATATTCCCACGGAAGAAGCTGTCGCACTCGGTATTGCTAACCAGCTCACTAATATTTTGAGAGATGTGGGGGAAGATGCGGAACGTGGACGCATTTATCTCCCCTTAGAAGATTTAAGACGCTTTAATTATTGTGAGGAAGATCTCTTGCAAGGGGTAATCAATGAAAATTGGCGACAATTAATGCAATTTCAAATTGAACGGGCACGAGGATTTTATACACAAGCTGAGAAGGGAATTTGTGATCTCAGCCGAGATTCGCGATGGCCCGTTTGGACAGCATTAATGCTTTATCAGGGAATTTTAGATGTTATAGAACGGAACCAGTATGATGTATTTAATCAACGGGCGTATGTTCCGAAAGGCAAGAAATTTCTCTATTTACCTATTGCTTGGTTAAGAGCACAAGTGCTTTAA
- a CDS encoding GIY-YIG nuclease family protein yields the protein MINWKTLPTQRGIYQITTGSVSYVGLSDNIQLRVKQHLESSSCRSRIILDTKKAKIQILELLPNSDDKTLALREWYWFSKLKRKGHIMVNDPKTLGKTKSGQFFPSQDAIAQTNSPFSFGCGVKLAGITTVVIGFFCAGFLAAGNMIQHRVSNQPDPPTEKSSQTNSASQRPSQQEKQEGTNRNISAELEPLSACITPLQRGSAKEAIQLLQRQLQQLGYYEGEQDGMYGPGTEGAVAEFQRDHNLGVDGIVGCQTQVAINQALR from the coding sequence ATGATCAATTGGAAAACACTACCCACACAGCGGGGAATTTATCAGATCACCACTGGTAGTGTCAGTTACGTTGGCTTATCAGACAATATTCAACTCCGCGTCAAGCAACATTTAGAAAGTTCTTCCTGTCGTTCTCGTATTATCCTCGATACCAAGAAAGCAAAAATTCAGATCTTGGAATTACTCCCCAATAGTGATGATAAGACGCTTGCCTTGCGAGAGTGGTATTGGTTTTCCAAACTCAAGCGGAAAGGGCACATTATGGTCAATGACCCGAAAACGTTGGGCAAAACTAAAAGCGGGCAGTTTTTTCCCTCTCAAGACGCGATCGCGCAAACCAATTCACCCTTTTCTTTTGGCTGTGGTGTCAAGCTAGCAGGAATAACAACAGTCGTTATCGGATTTTTCTGCGCTGGCTTTTTAGCAGCAGGAAATATGATTCAACATCGGGTCTCGAATCAACCAGATCCCCCAACCGAGAAGTCCTCACAAACCAACTCAGCCTCTCAGCGTCCCAGTCAGCAGGAAAAACAGGAAGGGACGAATCGTAACATCTCTGCCGAGTTAGAACCCTTAAGTGCTTGTATTACTCCTTTACAACGCGGCAGTGCCAAAGAAGCCATACAACTCTTACAACGTCAGTTACAGCAACTCGGCTATTACGAAGGAGAACAGGATGGCATGTATGGTCCGGGAACGGAAGGGGCTGTCGCAGAATTTCAACGGGATCACAATTTAGGGGTAGATGGTATTGTCGGTTGTCAGACCCAAGTTGCGATTAATCAGGCATTACGTTAA